In Streptomyces sp. NBC_00341, the DNA window CTGTGCCTGGGCGAGGTCGGGGTGGACCTGGAGGGAGAGCGGTGCTCCGGCGGCGAGCAGCTTCAGGAGGAAGGGGAGCCGGGGGCCGAACTTCTCGACGGCGGCCTGGCCGAGCTCGCCCACCGGGTCGGCGGCGATGACGTCGGTGAGGGGCTGCTCGGTGGGGGGCTGCTCGGTGCCGGGCGTGGCGTCGGGTGCGGTGGCGGGGCCGGTGCGGGTTATCCGGGAGGGGGCTCCGGGGTGGGCGCCCATCCACATCTCGGCCTGGGGCTCGCCGGTGGGGGCGACGCCCAGCAGGGCGGGGATGGCTGTGGTGGAGCCCCAGGCGTACGGGCGCACGGTGTTGGAGAGCCGGTCCATGGAGTTCGTCCTCGTGCTGTGTTGGATGCGTGCGTGGATCTTGGTGCTGTGCGGAGGTGATTGGGGCGGAGGCGTGGGGCGTGATGCGTGGGTGTGATGCGTGGGGCGTGATGCTGCTGCGTGGGCTGGGCTGGGCGCGGTTTGCCGCGTGCTGGTTCAGGCGCGGGCTTCCGAGGCCAGGGCCAGGTAGACGGCGGCGAAGTCGGTGACCGCGAGGAGCTCGGCGAGGGCTTCGAGCCGGCTGCCCTCCTCCGGTTCGAGCTCGCTGATCGGCGTCTCGTGGCCCAGGGCGAGCTCGCGGGCCGCCGGGGCCGCGCTCAGGCCGCCGGTGGGCCGGTCCCTGAGCAGGACGACCCGGGCGCGCAGGGCCTCCGGCTCGTCGACCCGGTCGCGGAAGAACTCGTCCGGGTCCGCTCCGGCGGCGAAGGCCCCGGCCAGCAGGCCCCCGTGGACAGGGAGCGCCTCGGGGAGTTCGGCCGCGAGCGCCGGGCGCCCCGAGAGCTCGGCCAGTACCGCGGCGAAGCGGCGTCCGACCGGGGCCGCGGCCTCGCCCTCGGTCCAGACGAGCGGAAGGCTGTCCGCGAGTTCGGCGGCCAGGGTCTTGGCCGGATTGCTGTACGTGGCGATGGCCGGTCCACAGCGTTCCGCCGTGCGGTCCAGGCGGTCGGCGACGCTCTGCAGGGTCTCCGGGGGCGCGGTGACCAGGCCGACGCGGTCGAGCAGCGCGAGCAGCGGGGTGAACAGCGCCCACAGGGTGCCGGGGCCCGCGGCCGACGTCTCGGCGTCGTACTCGCCGTGCGGGGCGGAGGCCATCGGTACGACGAGGCCGTGCACGCCGTCCACCGCCTCCCGCAGCGGGGACTGCCTGGGGGCGACGGCCACCACGCTGCAGCCGCGGCGGTACGCCTGTTCCGCGACGAGCGCCAGACCGGGCTCCGAGCCGTCCGCGGTGGCGATGAGCAGCAGGTCGAGGGAGCCGGCCCAGCCGGGCAGCGTCCAGCGCATCGCGCCCGCGGCGGGGGCGACGCCGGTCGGCTGGATGCGCGTGACCGGCGCGGAGGCTCCGGCGAGGGCGGCGATCAGGTCCGCGACGCCGGATGCGGCGGTGCCGGAGCCGGCGACCAGGACGGCGCGCGGGCGGCCCTCCGGGTTCAGCTCGGGGATGCCGGCCTCCGTCGCGTGCCGGGCGGCGGTGCGGACCCTGGCCCCGGCCTCGGCGGCGCCGCGCAGCAGACCACGGCGGTCGGCTCGGGCCAGGGCTTCCGGGGCGTCGAGCAACGACTCGTCGAGCATGGGGACGGTCCTCCGATCACACGCTGATCACCCTGCGGGGTGCGGGGCCCGGTTACGCGGGGCGGCGGGCCTCGTCGACGAGGAGAACGGGGATGCCGTCCCGTACCGGGTAGGCCAGTCCGCAGCCCTTGCCGGTGCAGACCAGTTCGGGGCTGTCGGCCACCGATCGGTCGTCCAGGGGGGCGTGACAGGCCGGGCAGGCCAGGATCTCCAGGAGGCCGGCTTCGAGCGGCATGGGGTGGGTCCCTTCGGGCGGGCGCGAGTGCGTGTTCTTGTGTCTTGGTCTTGCTTCTTGGTCTTGCTTCTTGGCTTTGCTTCTTGGCCTTGGATCAGGCGAGGTCAGCCTACCGCTGGGGTGGCGGGGATGCGGCCCGGCCGGGGGTGCTTGTCCGGGGGTGTGGCGGGGGCGGGTGGGGGATGGGTCAGGGGCTGGGGTGGGTGCGCCTGCGGCGGGCCTGTTCCCCTCCCCGCCCCTTCCCGTAACCGGGGCTCCGCCCCGGACCCCGCTCCTCAAACGCCGGAGGGGCT includes these proteins:
- a CDS encoding SIS domain-containing protein; its protein translation is MLDESLLDAPEALARADRRGLLRGAAEAGARVRTAARHATEAGIPELNPEGRPRAVLVAGSGTAASGVADLIAALAGASAPVTRIQPTGVAPAAGAMRWTLPGWAGSLDLLLIATADGSEPGLALVAEQAYRRGCSVVAVAPRQSPLREAVDGVHGLVVPMASAPHGEYDAETSAAGPGTLWALFTPLLALLDRVGLVTAPPETLQSVADRLDRTAERCGPAIATYSNPAKTLAAELADSLPLVWTEGEAAAPVGRRFAAVLAELSGRPALAAELPEALPVHGGLLAGAFAAGADPDEFFRDRVDEPEALRARVVLLRDRPTGGLSAAPAARELALGHETPISELEPEEGSRLEALAELLAVTDFAAVYLALASEARA
- a CDS encoding Trm112 family protein, which encodes MPLEAGLLEILACPACHAPLDDRSVADSPELVCTGKGCGLAYPVRDGIPVLLVDEARRPA